GTGGATAGTAGTTATTTAAAACAGTTGCTGGAGAGTAAAGACAATCAGTTTTTTATTCAGTCGTTGGTACAAATTGCCCATAGTCGAGATATTACTATTTTGGCAGAAGGAATTGAGTCAGAAGAAGTATGGGAGTTGTTGATAAGTTTGGGGATTGACGGTGGTCAGGGATATTTATTACACCGACCAGAGTCGCTTTAAATTACCCACATCGTTATGTAAATAACCCTTTGGGCCTTTCTAAGTGTTATTCAAATCAGGTTATACGATATATAATCTAGCTCTGTCGCGCTAAGTATGGAAGAGAAGCCAATATGTCAATTGATTCAGCAAAATTGAGTTTATTTAGATTTGTAGAAAAGGTCCCTTTGGTGAGAGGTAAACTGGCAAAAACGGTTATTGCTGTTGTTGTAGTGCTGGCTATTGTGAGCTTTGCAATAGGCAGCTATTGGAGTATTGAGCCAGACCTGTTTGATGTAAAGGAAGCAGCTAAACAAAAAGCTGCAGAATTGCAAATGGAAGTTGTGCCTGGTTTCACTACATCGACTACTTTATCAAAAGTTACAGGAACACTATTAAATAAGCCGGGCGGCTATCTTTCTAACGATGTGATGGTACCTGGGGTACTCTTGGATAATATTCCAAGTTGGGAATTTGGAGTATTAGTTCAGGTTCGTGACTTATCAAGAGCCATGCGAAAGAGTTTTAGTCGCTCTCAATCCCAGTCTGTTGAAGATAAATTATTAGCAAAAGCAGAACCTAAGTTCAGTTTCGATAATAAAAGCTTTATCTTGCCCAGCACTGAAAGTAAATATAAAGAAGGCTTGCAGCTGTTAAATAAATATATTGAAAAGTTGGCAAACCCAAGTGAGCCTGATGCACAGTTTTATACCCGTGCAGATAACTTGAATGACTGGTTGCAAGATGTATCAAGTCGACTAGGTAGCATGTCACAACGACTAAGTGCCAGTGTAGGGAAAGCCCGATTAAATACATCACTTGCTGGTGATCCTGATGCAGAAAGTGCAACTTACCAACAAACTATAGAACAAAAGAAAACGCCCTGGTTTGAAATTGATAATGTATTTTATGAGGCAAGAGGTGCTTCTTGGGCTTTGATTCACTTTTTAAGAGCAGTAGAAGTAGATTTTGCTGGTGTACTGAAAAAGAAGAATGCGTTGATCAGTTTGCAGCAAATAATCCGTGAACTAGAAGCCACCCAGGAAACCGTTTGGAGCCCAATGGTGCTTAATGGTGGTGGATTTGGTTTTTGGGCAAACCATTCATTGGTGATGGCATCTTATATTTCTAGAGCTAATGCTGGTATTATTGATTTAATG
This genomic interval from Spartinivicinus ruber contains the following:
- a CDS encoding DUF2333 family protein produces the protein MSIDSAKLSLFRFVEKVPLVRGKLAKTVIAVVVVLAIVSFAIGSYWSIEPDLFDVKEAAKQKAAELQMEVVPGFTTSTTLSKVTGTLLNKPGGYLSNDVMVPGVLLDNIPSWEFGVLVQVRDLSRAMRKSFSRSQSQSVEDKLLAKAEPKFSFDNKSFILPSTESKYKEGLQLLNKYIEKLANPSEPDAQFYTRADNLNDWLQDVSSRLGSMSQRLSASVGKARLNTSLAGDPDAESATYQQTIEQKKTPWFEIDNVFYEARGASWALIHFLRAVEVDFAGVLKKKNALISLQQIIRELEATQETVWSPMVLNGGGFGFWANHSLVMASYISRANAGIIDLMDLLQKG